The sequence CGCCTTTCTGCTTTTAACCCAGTTACACCTCGCTCTTAAGCCCTCTCCTAACGATACGACCCAAAACCATTTTATAGCACTTTTCTCACCCACGCTACGATTAACCCTAGCTTCTTTAGTGACTGTAATCCTCGTACAAATTATAGATCTTAAACTCTTCTCCTACCTAAAAACCTTGTTCAAAGATAAAGCATTCGGAACCAGATCAGCCATATCTTTAGTTTCTTCTCAAATCATTGACACCTTGCTATTTTCTTTTCTAGGCCTCTACGGAATCGTAGCGAATCTCACTCATGTAATTCTATTTTCTTTAATTACCAAAATCTGTGTCATCGCAATGTCTGTCCCCGTTGTTGTCTTGGGCAAACATCTCAAAAAGCGCAACGCCACCTAAAATGGTAATATAAAAATTCTTCTGTACAGGAGAAGTTTGGCCATTTCAAAAGGCTTCCTACCCACTGGATAAATTCTATTTACAGGAAAATATCCTCCCTATAGGCTTATTCTACTGTTTTCGAATGAGATGGAAGCAGAGATCTTTTCTTAGGGCAGTAGTTTCGGGTTCCTATCGTGGCATTAAAATTTCATGTCCTCCATCAATCTAAAAAATCACGAGCACGTGTAGGCAGAATAGAAACTGCTCATGGAACTATAGATACCCCAGCTTTTGTTCCTGTAGCGACAAATGGCGCCCTGAAAGGTGTTGTAGACCACAGCAATATCCAGTTAATGTTTTGCAATACCTACCACCTTCTGGTCCACCCCGGCATAGAAGCTATCGCCGCTATGGGAGGCCTGCATAAATTTATTCATAGAAATGCCCCCATCATCACAGATTCCGGAGGATTTCAAATCTTTAGCCTTGCTTATGGCTCCGTTGCCGAAGAAATCAAAAGCTGCGGGAAAAAAAAGGGCTCGTCATCCATCTTAGAAGTCACTGATGAGGGAGTTTGGTTTAAGTCCTACCGAGATGGCAGCAAGCTCTTCTTATCCCCAGAGGTTTCTGTACAAGCACAAAAAGACCTGGGTGCCGACATTATCATTCCTCTAGATGAGCTTTTACCCTTTCACTCCGATACAACATATTTCCTATCATCATGTGCACGCACCTACGTATGGGAAAAACGCTCCTTAGATTACCATAAAAAAGACCCTAGACATCAATCTATGTATGGTGTGATTCACGGAGGTATAGATCCCCAACAAAGAAAAATTGGCTGTAAATTTGTTGAAGATCATCCTTTTGACGGATTTGCCATTGGAGGAAGCTTAGGAAGAAACCTCAACGAAATGGTCCCTACTGTTGATATAACAACTTCTTACTTATCTAAAGACCGTCCCGTACATCTCTTAGGTATAGGAGACCTTCCCTCTATACAGGCAACTATTGGTTTTGGTATAGATTCTTTCGATAGTTCCTATCCAACTAAAGCCGCACGACACGGATTAATCCTATCTTCTCAAGGCCCGATCAAAATCGCCAACCAGGCTTATACTAACGATCTCTCCCCCATAGATCCAGAGTGCACATGCCTAACATGTACCTCCAAGATCTCTAGAGCCTATCTACGACACCTTTTCAAAGTTCATGAGCCTAATGCAGGAATTTGGGCATCCATCCACAATCTTCACTACATGCAAGAATTTATGAAAAATATCCGCAAACAAATTTTAAATGACGAGATTTAGTTTTTCTTTTCAGATTATTTTACTTAACTCGAAGTATTTAAGATTATTTAAATGAAAATAAATAAGAGAAATTTGCTTTTTATTTAAAATCGTCTTAAATTGCTTTACTTAGTTTTATCAACATGAAATCACCCAAAAACTCCATAAGAATCCTTTTCCTCAATTAACACCAGAAACAAAGTAAACGATTCTATTCTTAACAATGGCTGTGATCTTCTCATACATATGGAGTGTTTTTTCTATAAATATAACAACAATGCGGATTTCTTTTATGATAACCAGAATGCTCACTGGTTACTTAAAGATGGCTTTATCAGATCAGAAACCCAGTTGTATCCCTATACTATGGATTGGGAAATTGAC is a genomic window of Chlamydia psittaci 6BC containing:
- a CDS encoding queuosine precursor transporter — translated: MHNEMIFIAQTVFIVLAGIFFSSKSTGWLTGWLATLSVIMNVFVLKQIVLCGLEITSADVYMIGILSCLNFSREVYGQSKVNEAMTGSWVITIAFLLLTQLHLALKPSPNDTTQNHFIALFSPTLRLTLASLVTVILVQIIDLKLFSYLKTLFKDKAFGTRSAISLVSSQIIDTLLFSFLGLYGIVANLTHVILFSLITKICVIAMSVPVVVLGKHLKKRNAT
- the tgt gene encoding tRNA guanosine(34) transglycosylase Tgt: MALKFHVLHQSKKSRARVGRIETAHGTIDTPAFVPVATNGALKGVVDHSNIQLMFCNTYHLLVHPGIEAIAAMGGLHKFIHRNAPIITDSGGFQIFSLAYGSVAEEIKSCGKKKGSSSILEVTDEGVWFKSYRDGSKLFLSPEVSVQAQKDLGADIIIPLDELLPFHSDTTYFLSSCARTYVWEKRSLDYHKKDPRHQSMYGVIHGGIDPQQRKIGCKFVEDHPFDGFAIGGSLGRNLNEMVPTVDITTSYLSKDRPVHLLGIGDLPSIQATIGFGIDSFDSSYPTKAARHGLILSSQGPIKIANQAYTNDLSPIDPECTCLTCTSKISRAYLRHLFKVHEPNAGIWASIHNLHYMQEFMKNIRKQILNDEI